Proteins co-encoded in one Sphingopyxis sp. BE259 genomic window:
- the lon gene encoding endopeptidase La: MTQSFPLLPLRDIVVFPHMIVPLFVGRDRSVAALETAMESDKEIFLVAQLDPGEDDPQRDDLYDVGVIATVLQLLKLPDGTVRVLVEGKERAKLVALSEDHKTVMASVKPIDDTIDDSVDTAALMRSVVDQFENYAKLNKKMPAETAVQLSQIDDASRLADSVAGNLNIKVSDKQALLVEDAPSKRLEMVFAFMEGELGVLQVEKKIRGRVKRQMEKSQREYYLNEQLKAIQRELGNDNGEGGDDLAELQQKIDGMKMSKEAKAKANAELKKLRAMAPMSAEATVVRNYLDTLIGLPWGKKSKLKKDIAAAQAVLDNDHYALEKVKDRIVEYLAVQARTNKLKGPILCLVGPPGVGKTSLGKSIAKATGREFIRQSLGGVRDEAEIRGHRRTYIGSLPGKIVTNLKKAGTMNPLFLLDEIDKLGQDFRGDPASALLEVLDPEQNGKFQDHYLEIDVDLSDIMFVTTANSLNLPQALLDRMEIIRLEGYTEDEKVEIAKLHLIAKQIEAHGLKDGEFTLTDEGLRDLIRYYTREAGVRTLEREIARLARKALRRILEGKAESVTITAENLSEFSGVRKYRHGMGDLEDQVGAVTGLAWTEVGGELLTIEAVTASGKGQVRTTGKLGEVMTESVQAALSFVKARAPAYGIKPSLFARKDIHIHLPEGAVPKDGPSAGVGMVTAMISTLTGIAVRRDVAMTGEVTLRGRVLAIGGLKEKLLAALRGGITTVLIPEENEKDLVEIPANITTGLKIIPVSHVDEVLAVALVSPVVPIEWTEADELAASPPLAPGADPETTIRH, encoded by the coding sequence ATGACGCAATCTTTTCCCCTGCTGCCGCTGCGTGACATCGTCGTTTTCCCGCACATGATCGTGCCGCTGTTCGTCGGCCGCGACCGTTCGGTCGCGGCGCTCGAAACCGCGATGGAATCCGACAAGGAAATCTTCCTCGTTGCCCAGCTCGATCCGGGCGAGGATGATCCGCAGCGCGATGACCTGTACGACGTCGGCGTCATCGCCACCGTGCTCCAGCTTTTGAAGCTGCCCGACGGCACCGTTCGCGTGCTGGTCGAGGGCAAAGAGCGCGCCAAGCTGGTTGCGCTCAGCGAGGACCACAAGACGGTGATGGCGAGCGTCAAGCCGATCGATGACACGATCGATGACAGCGTTGATACCGCCGCGCTGATGCGCTCGGTTGTCGATCAGTTCGAAAATTACGCCAAACTCAACAAGAAGATGCCGGCCGAAACCGCGGTTCAGCTGTCGCAGATCGACGACGCCTCGCGCCTCGCCGACTCGGTCGCGGGCAACCTCAACATCAAGGTGTCTGACAAACAGGCGCTGCTGGTCGAAGACGCGCCGTCGAAGCGGCTCGAAATGGTGTTTGCCTTCATGGAGGGCGAGCTGGGTGTGCTGCAGGTCGAAAAGAAGATCCGCGGCCGCGTGAAGCGCCAGATGGAAAAGAGCCAGCGCGAATATTATCTCAACGAGCAGTTGAAAGCGATCCAGCGCGAGCTGGGCAACGACAATGGCGAAGGCGGCGACGACCTCGCCGAGTTGCAGCAAAAAATCGACGGCATGAAAATGTCGAAAGAGGCCAAGGCCAAGGCGAACGCCGAGCTGAAAAAGCTGCGCGCGATGGCGCCGATGTCGGCCGAGGCCACCGTCGTACGCAACTATCTCGACACGCTGATCGGCCTGCCGTGGGGCAAGAAGTCGAAGCTGAAAAAGGATATCGCCGCGGCGCAGGCGGTGCTCGACAACGACCATTATGCGCTCGAAAAGGTCAAGGACCGGATCGTCGAATATCTGGCGGTGCAGGCGCGCACCAACAAGCTGAAGGGGCCGATCCTGTGCCTCGTCGGCCCGCCGGGCGTCGGCAAGACGTCGCTGGGTAAATCGATCGCCAAGGCCACCGGCCGCGAATTTATCCGCCAGTCGCTGGGCGGCGTGCGCGACGAGGCCGAAATCCGCGGCCACCGCCGGACATATATCGGCTCGCTGCCGGGGAAGATCGTCACCAATCTGAAAAAGGCGGGGACGATGAACCCGCTGTTCCTGCTCGACGAAATCGACAAGCTGGGTCAGGATTTCCGCGGCGACCCGGCGTCAGCGCTGCTCGAAGTGCTCGACCCCGAACAGAATGGCAAATTCCAGGACCACTATCTGGAAATTGATGTCGATCTCAGCGACATCATGTTTGTCACGACGGCCAACTCGCTCAACCTGCCTCAGGCACTGCTCGACCGCATGGAGATCATCCGGCTGGAGGGTTATACCGAGGACGAGAAGGTCGAGATCGCCAAGCTGCACCTGATCGCCAAGCAGATCGAGGCGCATGGTCTGAAGGACGGCGAATTTACCCTGACCGACGAAGGTCTGCGCGACCTCATCCGTTACTACACCCGCGAGGCCGGCGTCCGCACCCTCGAGCGCGAAATTGCGCGGCTGGCGCGCAAGGCGCTGCGCCGCATCCTCGAAGGCAAGGCTGAAAGCGTTACCATTACCGCCGAAAACCTCAGCGAGTTTTCGGGCGTGCGCAAATATCGTCACGGTATGGGCGATCTGGAGGATCAGGTCGGCGCCGTCACCGGGCTGGCGTGGACCGAGGTCGGCGGCGAATTGCTGACGATCGAGGCGGTCACCGCGTCGGGCAAGGGCCAGGTCCGCACCACGGGTAAGCTCGGTGAAGTAATGACCGAATCGGTGCAGGCGGCGCTGTCGTTCGTGAAGGCGCGCGCCCCGGCCTATGGCATCAAGCCCAGCCTGTTCGCGCGCAAGGACATCCATATCCACTTGCCCGAAGGCGCGGTGCCAAAAGATGGCCCGTCGGCGGGTGTCGGCATGGTCACGGCGATGATTTCGACGCTCACGGGGATCGCGGTGCGCCGCGATGTCGCGATGACCGGCGAAGTCACGCTGCGCGGCCGTGTGCTGGCGATCGGCGGCTTGAAGGAAAAGCTGCTCGCGGCGCTGCGCGGCGGCATCACCACGGTGCTGATCCCCGAGGAAAATGAAAAGGATCTCGTCGAAATCCCGGCCAACATCACGACGGGATTGAAGATCATTCCGGTCAGCCATGTCGATGAGGTGCTGGCGGTGGCTTTGGTCAGTCCGGTTGTGCCGATCGAGTGGACCGAAGCCGACGAACTGGCCGCTTCGCCGCCGCTGGCGCCCGGCGCGGACCCCGAAACGACGATTCGCCACTGA
- a CDS encoding HU family DNA-binding protein — translation MNKQDLIAAVADSSGLTKGDASKAVEAVFEAITGSLKKGGEVRLVGFGTFAVSKRKASTGRNPRTGETMTIAASNQPKFKAGKALKDSVN, via the coding sequence ATGAACAAACAAGACCTGATCGCCGCCGTCGCTGACTCGAGCGGCCTCACCAAGGGCGACGCGAGCAAAGCCGTCGAAGCCGTGTTTGAAGCGATCACCGGTTCGCTGAAAAAGGGTGGCGAAGTTCGTCTCGTTGGTTTCGGCACCTTCGCAGTCAGCAAGCGCAAGGCATCGACCGGTCGCAACCCGCGCACCGGCGAAACGATGACCATTGCGGCGTCGAATCAGCCCAAGTTCAAGGCCGGCAAGGCGCTCAAGGACTCGGTCAACTGA
- a CDS encoding response regulator transcription factor: protein MRILIVEDEPTLGPQLKATLESTGYAVDLATDGEDGHFLGSTENYDAAILDLGLPEIDGLTVLDRWRREKRNFPVLVLTARDSWSDKVAGLDAGADDYLAKPFQTEELIARLRALIRRAAGNASSELTAGDVRLDTRSGRVTLAGEAVKLTAQEYKLLSYLLHHKGKVVSRTELIEHIYDQDFDRDSNTIEVFVTRIRKKLGADIITTIRGLGYQLDDPQG from the coding sequence ATGCGGATCCTGATTGTCGAAGACGAGCCCACCCTGGGTCCGCAGCTGAAGGCCACGCTGGAAAGCACCGGCTATGCGGTCGATCTGGCGACCGACGGCGAGGATGGGCATTTCCTCGGCTCGACCGAAAATTACGACGCCGCGATCCTCGACCTTGGGCTGCCCGAAATTGATGGGCTTACGGTGCTCGACCGTTGGCGCCGTGAAAAGCGCAATTTTCCGGTGCTGGTCCTGACCGCGCGCGACAGCTGGTCGGACAAGGTGGCGGGGCTCGATGCCGGCGCCGACGATTATCTGGCCAAGCCGTTCCAAACCGAAGAATTGATCGCACGCTTGCGCGCGCTGATCCGCCGCGCCGCGGGCAACGCGTCGAGCGAACTGACCGCGGGCGACGTTCGGCTGGACACGCGGTCGGGTCGCGTGACGCTGGCCGGTGAGGCGGTGAAGCTCACCGCGCAGGAATATAAGCTGCTGTCCTACCTGCTCCACCACAAGGGCAAGGTTGTGTCGCGCACCGAACTGATCGAGCATATTTACGACCAGGATTTCGATCGCGATTCGAACACGATCGAAGTGTTCGTGACGCGCATCCGAAAAAAGCTGGGCGCTGACATCATCACCACGATCCGCGGTCTGGGCTACCAGCTCGACGATCCGCAGGGCTGA
- a CDS encoding sensor histidine kinase, translated as MIAIAALWISVLLVGGGFALDRVLTGAITRNFDSSLEYVLIAMIRSSEIGPDGEVRLVEPLGDQRFLEPYSGLYWQISGGGQEPYRSRSLWERSLKAPTPHIDDQIHTYDSNQFPDEELRVLERNVILPGSKVSWRYQIAQSRVALDAQVGAVRATLIPSLALLGLGLIILAALQTFYGLWPLRHIRRAIAAMRGGQNRRVDAPLPLEVQPMVDELNALLAHNEKQAEEARLHAGNLAHALKTPLTVLLNSATSQTSPLADTVRREAATMQRQVEHHLARARAVGRRGAAQARANVRDSVDSVTRAVALLYPQARLDAAGDKQLIARVERQDLDELVGNLLENAAKYGGGSVFVTIQRDGAMAEILVEDDGAGISPADRTRIFDRGVRLDSGKPGTGLGLAIVRDVAEIYGGSIALEESEDLGGLLVRLRLPAG; from the coding sequence ATGATCGCGATTGCGGCGCTGTGGATTTCGGTGCTGCTGGTCGGCGGCGGCTTTGCGCTCGACCGGGTGCTGACCGGGGCGATTACCCGCAATTTCGATTCCAGCCTGGAATATGTGCTGATCGCGATGATCCGATCGTCGGAAATCGGCCCCGACGGCGAGGTGCGGCTGGTCGAACCGCTCGGCGACCAACGCTTTCTGGAACCCTATAGCGGTCTGTACTGGCAGATCAGCGGCGGCGGGCAGGAACCTTATCGCTCGCGCTCGCTGTGGGAACGGTCGCTGAAGGCGCCAACCCCGCACATCGACGATCAGATTCACACCTATGACAGTAACCAGTTTCCCGACGAGGAACTGCGCGTGCTCGAACGAAATGTCATCCTGCCGGGTAGCAAGGTCAGCTGGCGGTATCAGATCGCACAATCGCGCGTCGCGCTTGACGCGCAAGTCGGGGCGGTGCGCGCGACCCTGATCCCCAGTCTGGCCCTGCTCGGGCTTGGGCTGATCATCCTCGCGGCGCTCCAGACCTTTTACGGGCTGTGGCCGCTACGCCATATCCGCCGCGCCATCGCAGCGATGCGCGGCGGCCAGAATCGGCGCGTCGATGCGCCGCTGCCGCTGGAGGTGCAGCCGATGGTCGACGAACTCAACGCGCTGCTCGCGCACAATGAAAAGCAGGCGGAGGAAGCGCGGCTGCACGCCGGTAATCTTGCGCATGCGCTCAAGACCCCGCTGACCGTGCTGCTCAACAGCGCGACCAGCCAGACGTCGCCGCTGGCCGATACGGTGCGTCGCGAGGCGGCGACGATGCAGCGGCAGGTCGAACATCATCTCGCCCGCGCCCGCGCCGTCGGGCGCCGCGGCGCTGCCCAGGCGCGCGCCAATGTCCGCGACAGCGTCGACAGCGTGACGCGCGCGGTGGCGCTGCTCTATCCCCAGGCGCGGCTCGACGCGGCGGGCGACAAGCAGCTGATTGCGCGGGTCGAGCGCCAGGATCTCGACGAATTGGTCGGCAATCTGCTGGAGAACGCGGCGAAATATGGCGGCGGTAGCGTTTTCGTGACCATCCAGCGCGACGGCGCGATGGCCGAAATCCTGGTCGAGGACGACGGCGCGGGAATTTCACCCGCCGACCGGACCCGTATCTTCGATCGCGGCGTGCGCCTCGACAGCGGCAAGCCGGGAACTGGTTTGGGGTTGGCCATCGTCCGCGACGTCGCCGAAATCTATGGCGGCAGCATCGCGCTTGAGGAAAGCGAGGATCTGGGCGGATTGCTGGTGCGGCTCCGGCTGCCGGCGGGCTAG
- a CDS encoding chorismate mutase has product MDDQLSRFRQSIDNIDAALVYMLAERFKVTKAVGELKARDGLPPADPSREERQIGRLRELARDADLDPDFTEKFLRFIIEEVIRHHQQARDG; this is encoded by the coding sequence ATGGACGACCAACTGAGCCGCTTTCGCCAGAGCATCGACAATATCGATGCGGCGCTCGTCTATATGCTGGCCGAGCGATTCAAGGTGACCAAGGCGGTCGGCGAGCTGAAAGCGCGCGACGGCCTGCCCCCCGCTGACCCCTCACGCGAGGAGCGGCAGATCGGGCGGCTGCGCGAACTGGCGCGCGACGCCGACCTCGACCCCGACTTCACCGAAAAATTTCTGCGCTTCATCATCGAGGAAGTGATCCGTCATCACCAGCAGGCTCGCGACGGCTAG
- a CDS encoding polyprenyl synthetase family protein has translation MTAEIHQLYGERPPSLDPMMALVAADMNEVNSVILERMQSEVPLIPELAGHLIAGGGKRMRPMLTLACGQLLDYPGRRHCKLAAAVEFIHTATLLHDDVVDKSDLRRGRKTANLIWGNSASVLVGDFLFSRAFEVMVEDGSLKVLKILSRASAVIAEGEVNQLSAQRRIETSEDQYLAIINAKTAELFAAACKIAAVVAERDEATEAALDAYGRNLGIAFQLVDDAIDYVSDAETMGKGVGDDFRDGKVTLPVILAYARGNAEEREFWKLAITGHRTSDEDLAHATRLLRQHGTIDDTLARARHYGQRAVDAIGGFRASHAKAALTEAVAFAVARAY, from the coding sequence ATGACTGCCGAAATCCACCAGCTCTACGGCGAACGGCCCCCCTCGCTCGACCCGATGATGGCGCTTGTCGCCGCCGATATGAACGAGGTGAATTCGGTCATTCTTGAACGGATGCAATCCGAAGTGCCGCTGATCCCCGAACTCGCCGGTCACCTGATCGCCGGCGGTGGCAAGCGGATGCGGCCGATGCTGACTCTCGCGTGCGGCCAGCTGCTCGACTATCCGGGACGCCGTCACTGCAAGCTGGCGGCAGCGGTCGAGTTCATCCACACCGCCACGCTGCTCCACGACGATGTCGTCGACAAATCGGACCTGCGCCGCGGCCGTAAGACCGCGAACCTGATCTGGGGCAACAGTGCATCGGTGCTGGTCGGCGACTTCCTGTTCAGCCGCGCGTTCGAGGTGATGGTCGAGGACGGGTCGCTGAAGGTGCTCAAGATTCTCAGCCGCGCGTCGGCGGTGATCGCCGAGGGTGAGGTCAACCAGCTGTCGGCGCAGCGCCGCATCGAAACCAGCGAAGACCAGTATCTCGCGATCATCAACGCCAAGACCGCCGAACTGTTCGCCGCGGCGTGCAAGATCGCCGCGGTGGTCGCCGAACGCGACGAGGCGACCGAGGCCGCGCTCGACGCCTATGGCCGTAACCTCGGCATCGCGTTCCAGCTCGTCGACGATGCGATCGATTATGTTTCGGACGCCGAAACGATGGGCAAGGGGGTCGGCGACGATTTCCGCGATGGCAAGGTCACGTTGCCGGTCATCCTCGCCTATGCGCGCGGCAATGCCGAAGAACGGGAATTCTGGAAACTCGCGATCACCGGCCACCGGACATCGGACGAAGACCTCGCCCATGCGACGCGGCTGCTGCGCCAGCACGGCACGATCGACGATACGCTGGCGCGGGCGCGCCACTATGGCCAGCGCGCGGTTGATGCGATCGGCGGCTTCCGCGCCAGCCATGCGAAAGCGGCGCTGACCGAAGCGGTCGCCTTCGCAGTCGCGCGGGCTTATTGA
- a CDS encoding DUF1801 domain-containing protein, with the protein MMGPAAESPDAYIAALSGWQRDRCEMMRAAILATATFDETIKWTNLVFMANGPCILIRAEERRVLLGFWRGKRLREVDPRIKASGKYELGNLVMAEATEVTAEQVAILAAEAYRLNLELGNPAART; encoded by the coding sequence ATGATGGGTCCAGCCGCCGAAAGCCCTGACGCCTATATCGCCGCGCTGTCGGGGTGGCAGCGCGACCGCTGCGAAATGATGCGTGCGGCGATCCTGGCCACCGCCACTTTCGACGAAACCATCAAATGGACCAACCTCGTCTTCATGGCGAACGGCCCGTGCATCCTGATCCGCGCCGAAGAGCGTCGCGTGCTGCTCGGTTTCTGGCGCGGCAAGCGGCTGCGCGAGGTCGATCCGCGGATCAAGGCGAGCGGCAAATATGAACTCGGCAATCTGGTGATGGCCGAGGCGACCGAGGTGACGGCGGAGCAAGTCGCGATACTCGCCGCCGAGGCCTACCGCCTCAACCTCGAACTCGGCAACCCGGCGGCGCGGACCTGA
- the hrpB gene encoding ATP-dependent helicase HrpB — protein sequence MQPLPIDQVLPDILAALILKPNAVVVAPPGAGKTTRVAPALLSQPWCSGTVWLLSPRRLAARAAAERIADELGEPVGGKVGYATRLDSKQSATTRLLVMTPGLFRNRILADPELSGVSAVLFDEVHERNLDGDFALALAIDAQQGLRDDLRLVAMSATLDGARFGALLGNAPVVKSEGKIFPLELRHIGRRAEDRPEASVLVAVRQAIADEAEGDILTFLPGAADIERAAAAVEAAGLPLVVHRLHGQIDPALQRKALVRDPDGGRKLIVATSIAETSLTIDGVRIVIDAGLSRRPRFDKAAGIARLVTERASQASATQRAGRAARQGPGVAYRLWEAAATTGMPPFDPPEIHENDLMPVVLDCASWGIIDPRQLGWLDPPSPAAITDAKTRLQAIGALGDDGRITAHGKALAAIPLPVPLAHMLLDAACAGEGEMAGRLAVLLTEPGLGGRGVDVEARLSRWRGQRGDRSEGAVRLARRLAGIGEKLAAGTDPVPSRSIGGWIATAWPDRVARRRAGQRGEYLSVGGRAYRIDPVEPLSGCEWLAIADAQGHPAGVRILAAAPIEQAEVEAIFADRIVAHAASSYDPASDRVDHRRERRLGAIALTSGQAGRSDNADDDIGLRLAAVRDKGLGLVGWGPQSQALRQRASFAGIDTLSTGALADSLDIWLPPLLAGCRGLRDIGDRTLTDALMGLLDWSARQLLEKYAPADYVTPVGSRHPIDYGADGGPTVSVRVQELYGLARHPTVGDPPVPLVLALTSPAHRPIQTTRDLVSFWGGSWHDVAREMRGRYPKHSWPDDPANARPTLLTKAALARRDGA from the coding sequence ATGCAGCCGCTGCCGATCGACCAGGTTCTGCCCGACATCCTCGCGGCGCTGATCTTGAAGCCCAACGCCGTCGTCGTCGCGCCGCCGGGAGCGGGCAAGACGACGCGCGTGGCGCCCGCGCTGCTTTCCCAGCCGTGGTGCAGCGGCACCGTCTGGCTGCTTTCGCCCCGTCGGCTTGCAGCGCGCGCCGCGGCGGAGCGGATTGCCGACGAACTGGGCGAGCCGGTCGGCGGCAAGGTCGGCTATGCAACGCGGCTCGACAGCAAACAATCGGCAACGACGCGGCTGCTGGTGATGACGCCGGGGCTGTTCCGCAACCGCATCCTGGCCGATCCCGAACTCAGCGGCGTGTCGGCGGTGCTGTTCGACGAAGTGCATGAACGCAACCTCGACGGCGATTTCGCGCTCGCGCTCGCGATCGATGCGCAGCAGGGACTGCGTGACGATTTGCGGCTGGTCGCGATGTCGGCGACGCTCGACGGCGCGCGCTTCGGCGCGCTGCTCGGCAATGCGCCGGTGGTCAAAAGCGAAGGCAAGATTTTCCCGCTCGAGTTGCGCCACATTGGTCGCCGCGCCGAGGATCGGCCGGAGGCAAGCGTGCTGGTCGCGGTGCGGCAGGCGATAGCCGACGAGGCGGAAGGCGACATCCTGACCTTTCTGCCCGGCGCTGCCGACATCGAACGCGCCGCGGCGGCGGTCGAGGCGGCGGGACTGCCGCTCGTCGTCCACCGCCTGCACGGCCAGATCGATCCGGCGCTTCAGCGCAAGGCGCTCGTCCGCGATCCCGACGGCGGGCGCAAGCTGATCGTGGCAACGAGCATTGCCGAAACCAGCCTTACCATCGACGGGGTCCGCATCGTCATCGACGCCGGGCTGTCGCGGCGCCCGCGTTTCGATAAGGCGGCGGGCATCGCGCGGCTGGTCACCGAACGCGCCAGCCAGGCGTCGGCTACCCAGCGCGCTGGGCGCGCAGCGCGGCAGGGACCGGGGGTCGCCTACCGTTTGTGGGAAGCCGCCGCGACCACCGGCATGCCGCCGTTCGATCCGCCCGAAATCCACGAAAACGACCTGATGCCCGTCGTGCTCGATTGTGCCAGCTGGGGAATCATCGATCCGCGCCAATTGGGCTGGCTCGACCCGCCGTCACCCGCGGCGATCACCGACGCCAAGACGCGGTTGCAGGCGATCGGCGCGCTGGGCGACGACGGTCGGATTACCGCGCATGGCAAGGCGCTGGCCGCGATTCCGTTGCCGGTGCCGCTCGCGCATATGCTGCTCGATGCAGCGTGCGCGGGCGAGGGCGAGATGGCGGGGCGGCTCGCGGTGCTGCTCACCGAACCGGGGCTCGGCGGGCGCGGCGTCGATGTCGAGGCGCGGCTGTCGCGCTGGCGCGGACAGCGCGGCGACCGCAGCGAAGGCGCGGTGCGGCTGGCGCGGCGGCTGGCGGGAATCGGCGAAAAGCTGGCGGCGGGAACCGACCCGGTGCCATCGCGCTCAATCGGCGGCTGGATCGCGACCGCCTGGCCCGATCGCGTCGCGCGCCGGCGCGCGGGCCAGCGCGGCGAATATCTGAGCGTCGGCGGCCGCGCCTATCGCATCGACCCGGTCGAACCGCTCAGCGGTTGCGAATGGCTGGCAATCGCCGATGCGCAGGGCCATCCCGCGGGGGTTCGCATCCTCGCCGCCGCGCCGATCGAGCAGGCTGAGGTCGAGGCGATCTTTGCCGATCGCATCGTCGCCCACGCCGCGAGCAGCTATGATCCCGCCAGCGACCGCGTCGATCACCGCCGCGAACGGCGGCTCGGCGCGATCGCGCTGACCAGCGGGCAGGCGGGACGCAGCGACAATGCTGACGACGACATCGGGCTGCGGCTGGCGGCGGTGCGCGACAAGGGGCTCGGGCTGGTCGGTTGGGGACCGCAGTCGCAGGCGCTGCGCCAACGCGCCTCCTTTGCGGGGATCGATACGCTGTCGACCGGCGCGCTCGCCGACAGCCTCGATATCTGGTTGCCGCCGCTGCTCGCGGGATGCCGCGGTCTGCGCGACATTGGCGACCGCACGCTGACCGACGCGCTGATGGGACTGCTCGACTGGTCGGCGCGGCAATTGCTCGAAAAATATGCGCCCGCCGACTATGTCACTCCGGTCGGGAGCCGCCATCCGATCGATTATGGCGCCGACGGCGGGCCGACGGTCAGTGTGCGGGTGCAGGAACTCTACGGGCTGGCGCGCCATCCCACGGTCGGCGATCCGCCGGTGCCGCTGGTGCTCGCGCTGACCTCGCCCGCGCATCGCCCGATTCAGACGACGCGCGACCTCGTCAGCTTCTGGGGCGGCAGCTGGCACGATGTGGCGCGCGAGATGCGCGGACGTTATCCCAAGCACAGCTGGCCTGACGATCCCGCGAACGCGCGCCCGACCCTGCTGACCAAGGCGGCGCTGGCGCGGCGCGACGGCGCGTGA
- a CDS encoding ETC complex I subunit translates to MKARIFQKPKNAMQSGRAGTQRWTLEFAPAESRKPDPLMGWAGSGDTQRQIRLGFASQDEAVAYAERNGIDAEVVAPPVRTLKIQAYADNFR, encoded by the coding sequence ATGAAAGCGCGCATTTTCCAGAAACCCAAAAATGCGATGCAGTCGGGACGCGCCGGAACCCAGCGCTGGACGCTGGAATTCGCTCCCGCCGAATCGCGCAAGCCCGATCCGCTGATGGGCTGGGCGGGCAGCGGCGATACGCAGCGGCAGATCCGGCTCGGCTTTGCGAGCCAGGATGAAGCGGTGGCTTATGCGGAGCGCAATGGCATTGACGCCGAGGTGGTTGCGCCGCCGGTTCGCACGCTGAAGATTCAGGCGTACGCGGATAATTTCCGCTGA
- a CDS encoding DUF4170 domain-containing protein has protein sequence MSKLHLVFGGRVSDPQGTDFVDLHHLDVVGLFPDYKSAEKAWRAAAQRTVDDAEMKYVVVHLHKLLQPDSE, from the coding sequence ATGAGCAAATTGCATCTCGTGTTCGGCGGACGCGTCAGCGATCCGCAGGGCACCGACTTTGTCGATCTCCACCATCTCGACGTCGTCGGCCTGTTCCCCGACTATAAGTCAGCCGAAAAGGCGTGGCGGGCCGCGGCGCAACGCACGGTCGACGATGCCGAAATGAAATATGTGGTCGTGCATCTGCACAAGCTGTTGCAGCCGGACAGCGAGTAA
- a CDS encoding phage holin family protein → MPSPDQNTPSTPDAHSFGGISHGYAPDGPPVAPPPVPLEQIVGDVVDNLSATAKAEFALIEARGELALHGASRAAIWGGVAATAAGVALLALAFGAILALSPQIGPLLATLVVVSVLLIVAGGAAWRAHISYGDIRTALRRDLTNEGFDDAADA, encoded by the coding sequence TTGCCATCGCCTGATCAAAACACCCCATCGACGCCCGATGCGCACAGCTTTGGCGGCATAAGCCACGGCTACGCACCCGACGGGCCGCCGGTGGCGCCGCCGCCGGTGCCGCTCGAACAGATTGTCGGCGATGTCGTCGACAATCTGTCGGCGACGGCAAAGGCAGAATTTGCGCTAATCGAAGCGCGCGGCGAGTTGGCGCTGCATGGCGCCAGTCGCGCGGCGATCTGGGGCGGGGTTGCCGCCACCGCGGCGGGTGTCGCGCTGCTGGCGCTGGCGTTCGGCGCGATATTGGCGCTGTCGCCGCAGATCGGCCCGCTGCTCGCGACGCTGGTCGTGGTGAGTGTGCTGCTGATAGTTGCTGGCGGTGCCGCGTGGCGCGCGCATATCAGCTATGGCGATATTCGCACCGCGCTGCGGCGCGACCTGACGAATGAGGGGTTCGACGATGCCGCGGACGCGTAA